In Streptomyces canus, one DNA window encodes the following:
- a CDS encoding nucleic acid/nucleotide deaminase domain-containing protein: MGVVLPSELDAALDLIGISWPNVDEDDYRDMAQAMRELADDIEDGAADAHRAITDLIGTNEGLAIQALEKHWDVVKGKHLTNLSEAGRVAATALDAVAVLIEGAKIAAIAQLGILAAEIAAAIAAAPLTFGLSTLGGVAGTQVTRIAVKRIFEEVCEEIAGRIMEVAMGPVFQALGAMAGDLVLQLGGNALGTQHGVDLGQTAKAGREGLDEGVDSLKSGGGMQLASAGGGAGGSMQLAGAGGDGGSSSGGGGGGGQFSMDLESYDRAGNGLKSAGGKIRDGAGSKLTRAKSSHGRARGKDPLTNLLDPMVDEVVDGIEKGVKRSAAHLDESMTSGLSQMAKRHKGNDDETALSLKQLQKGNDGKTPMYLMGDDGTLKRLRADGGTHKLTQEDRDRIGLTLDGDNAGRPLPGEPNLKLHGKQRPRPLSNSEQVELGSTPLSQAVQLARHSDKSYGNHKQVNGQDKFESNNYAAARFNSAKQDDGDFVMVARSSGFRHSERMIGFPVLRDGAGGRMTELYTERAPCSSAPNCSAWMKERLSHVDVTHSIDYGNTKESRAQGNAEMMDYLDRLKANRHK; this comes from the coding sequence GTGGGTGTAGTCCTGCCGAGCGAGCTGGATGCGGCCCTGGACCTGATAGGCATCAGCTGGCCCAACGTCGACGAGGACGACTACCGCGACATGGCCCAGGCCATGCGGGAGTTGGCCGACGACATCGAGGACGGTGCCGCGGACGCGCACCGGGCGATCACCGATCTGATCGGGACGAACGAGGGTCTGGCGATCCAAGCGCTGGAGAAGCACTGGGATGTCGTCAAGGGCAAGCATCTGACCAATCTCTCCGAAGCGGGCCGGGTGGCGGCGACCGCGCTGGACGCCGTCGCCGTACTGATCGAGGGCGCGAAGATCGCCGCGATCGCCCAACTCGGCATCCTCGCCGCGGAGATCGCGGCCGCCATCGCCGCGGCCCCGCTCACCTTCGGCCTGTCCACCCTGGGCGGTGTCGCGGGTACGCAGGTCACCCGGATCGCGGTGAAGCGCATCTTCGAGGAGGTGTGCGAGGAGATCGCGGGGCGGATCATGGAGGTCGCCATGGGCCCGGTCTTCCAGGCTCTCGGCGCGATGGCGGGCGACCTGGTCCTGCAACTGGGCGGCAACGCCCTGGGGACGCAGCACGGCGTCGACCTCGGTCAGACCGCGAAGGCGGGCCGGGAGGGCCTGGACGAGGGCGTCGACAGCCTCAAGTCGGGTGGGGGCATGCAGCTGGCCAGCGCCGGCGGAGGCGCGGGCGGTTCGATGCAACTGGCCGGGGCGGGCGGGGACGGCGGGTCGAGCAGTGGCGGCGGCGGTGGCGGCGGTCAGTTCAGCATGGACCTGGAGTCCTACGACCGGGCGGGCAACGGCCTCAAGAGCGCGGGCGGCAAGATCCGCGACGGAGCCGGCAGCAAGCTGACCCGCGCGAAGTCCTCGCACGGCCGCGCCCGGGGCAAGGATCCGCTCACCAATCTCCTCGACCCCATGGTGGACGAGGTCGTGGACGGGATCGAAAAGGGCGTCAAGCGCTCCGCGGCCCACCTCGACGAGAGCATGACCAGCGGCCTGAGCCAGATGGCGAAGCGCCACAAGGGCAACGACGACGAGACCGCCCTGTCCCTGAAGCAGCTCCAGAAGGGCAACGACGGCAAGACGCCCATGTACCTGATGGGCGACGACGGCACGCTCAAGAGGCTGCGGGCGGACGGCGGGACCCACAAGCTGACCCAGGAGGACCGGGACCGCATCGGCCTCACGCTCGACGGCGACAACGCCGGCCGGCCACTGCCGGGCGAGCCGAACCTCAAGCTCCACGGCAAGCAGCGTCCGCGTCCCCTCAGCAACTCGGAACAGGTGGAGCTCGGGAGCACACCCCTGTCCCAGGCCGTCCAGCTGGCCCGGCACTCGGACAAGAGCTACGGCAACCACAAACAGGTCAACGGGCAGGACAAGTTCGAGAGCAACAACTACGCCGCCGCCCGGTTCAACAGCGCCAAGCAGGACGACGGCGACTTCGTCATGGTCGCGCGCAGTTCTGGATTCCGTCACTCCGAGCGCATGATCGGGTTCCCGGTCCTGAGAGACGGCGCCGGTGGCCGTATGACCGAGCTGTACACGGAAAGAGCTCCCTGTTCGTCCGCCCCGAACTGCAGCGCATGGATGAAGGAGAGACTTTCGCACGTCGATGTCACCCACAGCATCGATTACGGAAACACCAAGGAATCCAGAGCCCAGGGCAACGCGGAAATGATGGATTACCTGGACCGCCTCAAGGCGAACCGGCATAAATAG
- a CDS encoding SUKH-4 family immunity protein: MTSPIDRETLESEFGPEELTTFSAAAVANIRHEPSADFLRNVGIPARPNPWFDLVDGSPEQARTLGDAYADLRERWTDLPEGAEGWLLLGMVPYDDIALDGVSGVVYCLPGDESEIYPLNKDLPSFAHFLYLLEKERPNYDFDSELDNIDPESAAARLAEQMREIDPAALAVTNSRWHDILEYVAEPEAR; encoded by the coding sequence ATGACGTCCCCCATCGACCGGGAGACCCTGGAATCCGAGTTCGGTCCGGAGGAGCTCACCACCTTTTCCGCAGCGGCGGTGGCGAACATCCGGCACGAGCCGAGTGCGGACTTTCTTCGCAATGTCGGCATTCCCGCCCGGCCGAATCCCTGGTTCGACCTCGTGGACGGCTCTCCGGAGCAGGCCAGAACGCTCGGCGACGCCTACGCCGACCTCCGCGAGCGCTGGACGGACCTGCCCGAAGGGGCCGAGGGCTGGCTCCTGCTGGGCATGGTGCCCTATGACGACATCGCCCTGGACGGTGTCTCAGGGGTCGTGTACTGCCTTCCGGGCGACGAATCCGAGATCTATCCACTGAACAAGGATCTCCCTTCCTTCGCTCACTTTCTCTATCTACTGGAGAAGGAACGCCCGAACTACGATTTCGATTCGGAACTCGACAATATCGACCCGGAGAGCGCGGCGGCCCGTCTCGCCGAGCAAATGCGGGAAATCGACCCGGCCGCTCTTGCGGTGACCAATTCCCGCTGGCACGACATCCTGGAGTATGTCGCCGAACCCGAGGCGAGGTAA
- a CDS encoding nucleic acid/nucleotide deaminase domain-containing protein — protein sequence MNDSDIRRIGDLTFPLTVGPYFVTAGSDPVPLQEFAQSVGRTVVLEECREWARFGSDRGFEICADQQGVVRAVLLDWTEESRFVNATAEAFTQSLAALDQALAVILGTEVPQEAAAAYAELEQRLRTLDPGAFEGREHWWPLVLDDIRDTASAEWFTAFEIVNDQGEKQIVTQAGDIGVHPEERLWGRLRAAGVQPEQVLRVHTELEACFMPGHYCSLWLGQVFPEAQLTHNFPYGETAESRAEGIRQLREAAAQQPQ from the coding sequence ATGAATGACAGCGACATCCGGCGCATCGGAGACCTCACCTTCCCCCTGACCGTCGGCCCGTACTTCGTGACGGCCGGGTCCGACCCCGTACCGCTGCAGGAGTTCGCCCAGTCCGTCGGCCGTACGGTCGTGCTGGAGGAGTGCCGGGAGTGGGCGCGGTTCGGGTCGGACCGCGGGTTCGAGATCTGTGCCGATCAGCAGGGCGTCGTACGCGCCGTGCTCCTCGACTGGACCGAGGAGTCGCGGTTCGTGAACGCGACTGCGGAGGCCTTCACCCAGTCGCTCGCCGCGCTCGACCAGGCCCTCGCCGTGATCCTCGGCACCGAGGTGCCGCAGGAGGCCGCCGCCGCGTACGCGGAGTTGGAGCAGCGGCTGCGGACCCTCGACCCAGGGGCGTTCGAGGGGCGGGAGCACTGGTGGCCCCTCGTCCTCGACGACATCCGGGACACCGCGAGCGCGGAGTGGTTCACCGCCTTCGAGATCGTCAACGACCAGGGCGAGAAGCAGATCGTCACGCAGGCCGGTGACATCGGCGTCCACCCGGAGGAACGGCTGTGGGGCCGGCTGCGGGCCGCGGGCGTGCAGCCGGAGCAAGTGCTGCGGGTCCACACCGAGTTGGAGGCCTGCTTCATGCCGGGGCACTACTGCTCGCTGTGGCTCGGGCAGGTCTTTCCCGAGGCGCAACTGACACACAACTTCCCCTACGGGGAGACCGCCGAGTCCCGCGCCGAGGGCATCCGGCAACTGCGTGAGGCAGCGGCCCAGCAGCCGCAGTAG
- a CDS encoding PPOX class F420-dependent oxidoreductase, with protein MTQGPAPRPLSDKALSALLGRQQFGTLATVKRSGHPHLTTMLYSWDPEARTVRFSTTADRVKVGHLRRNPRAALHVQGGDVWSFAVAEGEAEVSEITTVPGDAVGRELLGMIPKASKPEDEDAFLEQLVTERRVVIRLKVDRLYGTALDVDS; from the coding sequence ATGACTCAAGGACCAGCGCCTCGCCCACTGTCCGACAAAGCCCTCTCCGCCTTGCTCGGCAGGCAGCAGTTCGGCACGCTCGCCACCGTCAAACGCAGTGGCCACCCCCACCTGACCACCATGCTGTACAGCTGGGACCCCGAAGCCCGCACGGTGCGGTTCTCCACGACGGCCGACCGGGTCAAGGTCGGGCATCTGCGGCGCAACCCGCGTGCGGCATTGCATGTGCAGGGCGGCGACGTGTGGTCGTTCGCCGTCGCCGAAGGCGAGGCCGAGGTCTCCGAGATCACGACGGTTCCTGGAGACGCTGTGGGACGGGAACTGCTTGGGATGATCCCGAAGGCCTCGAAGCCCGAGGACGAAGACGCGTTCCTGGAGCAGCTGGTTACCGAGCGCCGGGTGGTCATCCGGTTGAAGGTGGACCGGCTGTACGGGACAGCGCTCGACGTCGACAGCTAG
- a CDS encoding outer membrane protein assembly factor BamB family protein, producing the protein MSADGTQGPAGPYGQQPPPVPPPGYGYPQQPPGPPQGPPPQGPPPQGPPPQPYGYGYGGPQQAPPPGYGTPQGYAPPQQQGYGFPQQPPQAHGYPGPGGPFGPGGPVGPGGPIGAPQPGKTRGKPVGLIVLLVMAVLVLGGAGFGAWYMLVGSASNNVLWSVASRQHGEDVDAVLGAKTRGTWFTDKAVVQTLPNGVKAYDLDTGKQLWATALPGDSSEACVAPENSSGDIGIVAYGEGKACDHLVAYDLGTGKELWDKDLKPGGTTSKDEVSVARAGDVVVVNAAKVTLALKAADGTTAWDPKKFATQDCPSGEFTGGKALIRVRGCQVSDFDDPDWGQNWDEVSLVDPTTGQARWTYHHKVPKDSFGEIEGGDVVSTSPVVLVRHGDDGEALFSLDDETGKVRSQFSPATPSQYIRTDDSLGGPWSEAGVFGDTFVIDVTGEKSKELLAAYDLDSGKQLWKTDAVEYRSFYPLPAAGGDRILAYKTTNDNDKGPELVEFGAKDGSTKTVVEYPEDVHKGMSISARPYWHEDRLYVSEPNPSVVYGETPYTLVALPTTD; encoded by the coding sequence ATGAGCGCAGACGGCACGCAGGGCCCCGCCGGTCCGTACGGGCAGCAGCCACCCCCGGTCCCCCCGCCGGGATACGGGTACCCGCAGCAGCCCCCCGGACCGCCGCAAGGTCCGCCGCCGCAAGGTCCGCCGCCCCAGGGCCCGCCACCGCAGCCGTACGGCTATGGGTACGGCGGCCCGCAGCAGGCGCCCCCGCCGGGCTACGGGACCCCGCAGGGCTACGCTCCGCCTCAGCAGCAGGGCTACGGATTCCCGCAGCAGCCCCCTCAGGCGCACGGCTACCCAGGACCGGGCGGCCCCTTCGGACCCGGCGGTCCCGTCGGACCCGGCGGCCCCATCGGCGCGCCTCAGCCGGGGAAAACGCGCGGGAAGCCGGTCGGGTTGATCGTGCTGCTCGTCATGGCCGTGCTCGTGTTGGGCGGGGCGGGTTTCGGGGCCTGGTACATGCTCGTCGGCTCGGCGAGCAACAACGTGCTGTGGAGCGTGGCCTCCCGGCAGCACGGCGAGGACGTCGACGCGGTCCTCGGGGCGAAGACGCGGGGCACCTGGTTCACCGACAAGGCGGTGGTCCAGACCCTGCCCAACGGTGTGAAGGCGTACGACCTCGACACCGGCAAGCAGCTGTGGGCGACAGCGCTCCCCGGCGACAGCAGCGAGGCGTGCGTCGCGCCCGAGAACTCCTCCGGCGACATCGGCATCGTCGCCTACGGCGAGGGGAAGGCCTGCGACCACCTCGTGGCCTACGACCTCGGCACCGGCAAGGAGCTCTGGGACAAGGACCTCAAGCCCGGTGGCACCACGTCGAAGGACGAGGTGTCGGTCGCCCGGGCCGGCGATGTGGTCGTCGTCAACGCCGCGAAGGTGACGCTGGCCCTCAAAGCGGCCGACGGCACGACGGCCTGGGATCCGAAGAAGTTCGCGACGCAGGACTGCCCCAGCGGCGAGTTCACCGGCGGCAAGGCCCTGATCCGGGTCCGTGGCTGCCAGGTCAGCGACTTCGACGACCCCGACTGGGGCCAGAACTGGGACGAGGTCTCGCTGGTCGACCCGACCACCGGGCAGGCGCGTTGGACCTACCACCACAAGGTGCCCAAGGACAGCTTCGGCGAGATCGAGGGCGGCGACGTCGTCTCGACCTCTCCCGTCGTCCTGGTCCGGCACGGCGACGACGGGGAGGCGCTCTTCTCCCTCGACGACGAGACGGGCAAGGTGCGCAGCCAGTTCTCCCCCGCCACACCGTCCCAGTACATCAGGACCGACGACTCGCTGGGCGGCCCCTGGTCGGAGGCGGGCGTCTTCGGCGACACCTTCGTCATCGATGTGACCGGCGAGAAGAGCAAGGAGCTGCTGGCCGCCTACGACCTGGACAGCGGCAAGCAGCTGTGGAAGACCGACGCGGTCGAGTACAGGTCGTTCTATCCGCTGCCCGCGGCCGGCGGTGACCGGATCCTCGCCTACAAGACCACCAACGACAATGACAAGGGCCCCGAGCTGGTGGAGTTCGGTGCGAAGGACGGTTCGACGAAGACCGTCGTCGAGTACCCGGAGGACGTCCACAAGGGCATGTCGATTTCCGCCAGGCCCTACTGGCACGAAGACCGGCTCTACGTGTCCGAGCCGAACCCTTCCGTCGTCTACGGGGAGACGCCGTACACCCTGGTGGCCCTCCCGACCACTGACTGA
- a CDS encoding WXG100 family type VII secretion target: MSEESVAEKVYEAGIEVVNPGGRPDVLRAAAKGWRTMGEEVEEAYSALDRQVRVTLGEHWRGGSAEAFREHWERVGHGVEETLPLFEEAARGLEEAADHIEEINADIHKIYLEIGVSIGASVLLSFVTVGFSAAAGAANAVRLGAQAVDAATKLGRLLAAAARAFQTIRTGVRGRQLLSLGVELGVQWAAGTGSGVVTSLATGDDPEFKSNALNGVVGAFGGKFVAGRLASQLGGGVAATAVDGVALGAFSSVAGDTVNNIRSGERFDASQMAFGAVAGGLAGGAGSTAVHRATDGRTLSAARNLAGDVATNAPIGFALGAGGNISKQSDAAVNGDPNADEKQARPGAAEDTRSDAGAAAKVLRNRPDPQRYGAFG; this comes from the coding sequence ATGAGCGAGGAGAGCGTCGCCGAAAAGGTCTACGAGGCCGGGATCGAGGTGGTGAATCCCGGTGGCCGTCCGGATGTGCTGCGGGCGGCGGCCAAGGGGTGGCGGACCATGGGCGAGGAGGTGGAGGAGGCGTACTCCGCGCTCGACCGGCAGGTTCGGGTGACGCTTGGTGAGCACTGGCGGGGTGGGTCCGCGGAGGCATTCCGCGAGCACTGGGAGAGGGTTGGTCACGGGGTCGAGGAGACCTTGCCGCTCTTCGAGGAGGCGGCGAGGGGGCTCGAGGAGGCGGCCGACCACATCGAGGAGATCAATGCCGACATCCACAAGATCTACCTCGAGATCGGCGTCTCGATCGGTGCGTCCGTCCTGCTCTCCTTCGTCACCGTCGGGTTCTCGGCGGCGGCCGGGGCGGCGAATGCGGTGCGGTTGGGGGCGCAGGCCGTGGATGCGGCCACGAAGTTGGGGCGACTGCTGGCGGCTGCGGCCCGTGCGTTCCAGACCATTCGCACAGGCGTGAGGGGCCGCCAGTTGCTGAGCCTGGGCGTCGAGCTGGGTGTGCAGTGGGCTGCCGGGACGGGTTCCGGTGTCGTGACGAGCTTGGCCACCGGCGACGATCCTGAGTTCAAGAGCAATGCCCTCAACGGTGTTGTGGGGGCCTTCGGCGGCAAGTTCGTGGCGGGTCGTCTGGCCTCGCAGCTCGGCGGGGGCGTGGCCGCGACCGCTGTCGACGGTGTGGCGCTGGGCGCCTTCTCCTCCGTTGCCGGTGACACCGTCAACAACATTCGCAGCGGAGAGCGGTTCGACGCGTCGCAGATGGCGTTCGGAGCAGTCGCCGGAGGACTCGCAGGTGGCGCCGGGAGCACGGCCGTTCACCGGGCCACGGACGGGCGGACGCTTTCTGCGGCACGGAACCTGGCGGGGGATGTGGCCACCAACGCTCCCATCGGCTTCGCTCTCGGCGCGGGCGGCAACATCTCCAAGCAGAGCGACGCGGCCGTCAATGGCGATCCCAACGCGGACGAGAAACAGGCCCGGCCCGGTGCGGCCGAGGACACGCGGAGCGATGCGGGCGCAGCTGCCAAGGTCCTGCGGAATCGGCCCGACCCCCAGCGGTACGGAGCGTTCGGATGA